The following are encoded together in the Lathyrus oleraceus cultivar Zhongwan6 chromosome 3, CAAS_Psat_ZW6_1.0, whole genome shotgun sequence genome:
- the LOC127128191 gene encoding heat shock cognate 70 kDa protein, which produces MAKKYDGRAVGIDLGTTYSCVAVWMEHHNRVEIIHNDQGNRTTPSFVAFTDDQRLIGDAAKNQVATNTGNTVFDVKRLIGRKFSDPVVQKDIMWWPFKVISGMNDKPMITLMYNGEEKQFCAEEISSMVLTKMREVAEAYLGSVVKNAVVTVPAYFNDSQRKATIDAGAIAGLNVIRIINEPTAAAIAYGLDKRSECDGKRNIFVFDLGGGTFDVSILTIMGDVFEVKATAGNTHLGGEDFDNRLVNYFVQEFKKKNRMDISVNPRALRRLRTACERAKRTLSFAFVTTVEVDSLFQGIDFSSSITRAKFEEINMELFNECIITVESCLSDSKIPMSHIDDVVLVGGSSRIPKVQDMLQDFFKGKELCKSINPDEAVAYGAAVQAAILSKGFKNVPNLVLRDVTPLSLGIADVNDIMEVVIPRNSSIPVKSTKGFATVIDNHCSVSIKVYEGERAKASNNNLLGMFILSCLPGAPRGHPLDVCFVIDENGILIVSAKEISTGNTNEITITNDKERLSTFEIQKLIEEAEIYHEEDKKFLRKAKLMSALDSCVYNMKKALKNDLYLMLSSQESEKINNAITVATNLLDKSMEQKEVDVLEDHLKELESMLENLVLKTS; this is translated from the exons ATGGCGAAAAAATACGATGGACGTGCGGTGGGAATAGACCTTGGAACAACGTATTCATGTGTTGCTGTGTGGATGGAGCATCACAACAGAGTGGAGATCATACACAATGATCAAGGAAATAGAACTACGCCATCTTTTGTTGCTTTTACTGATGATCAAAGGTTGATTGGCGATGCTGCTAAGAATCAAGTTGCAACTAACACAGGAAACACTGTCTTTG ATGTTAAAAGATTAATTGGTAGAAAGTTTAGTGATCCTGTTGTTCAAAAGGATATTATGTGGTGGCCATTCAAGGTTATTTCTGGAATGAATGACAAACCCATGATTACCCTCATGTATAACGGTGAAGAGAAGCAATTTTGTGCTGAGGAAATATCATCCATGGTTCTCACAAAGATGCGAGAAGTTGCAGAGGCATATCTGGGGTCGGTCGTCAAGAATGCTGTTGTTACTGTCCCGGCTTACTTCAATGATTCTCAGAGAAAAGCCACCATAGATGCTGGTGCCATTGCTGGCCTAAATGTCATTCGGATAATCAACGAACCTACTGCTGCAGCTATTGCATATGGTCTTGACAAGAGAAGTGAATGTGATGGTAAACGgaatatttttgtgtttgatcTTGGTGGTGGTACTTTTGATGTGTCTATTCTCACAATTATGGGTGATGTCTTTGAAGTAAAAGCCACTGCTGGAAATACTCATCTTGGAGGAGAGGACTTTGATAACAGATTGGTGAATTACTTTGTACAGGAGTTCAAAAAGAAGAATAGAATGGACATTAGTGTGAACCCAAGAGCCTTGAGAAGGTTGAGAACTGCCTGCGAGAGAGCAAAGAGGACACTCTCTTTTGCTTTTGTCACTACGGTTGAAGTAGATTCTTTGTTTCAAGGAATTGATTTTTCTTCATCAATCACTCGTGCCAAGTTTGAGGAAATTAATATGGAACTTTTTAATGAGTGCATAATAACGGTTGAAAGTTGTCTTAGTGATTCCAAGATACCCATGAGCCATATTGATGATGTTGTTCTTGTGGGTGGCTCGTCTAGGATTCCCAAAGTGCAAGATATGTTGCAAGACTTTTTCAAGGGAAAAGAATTGTGCAAGAGTATAAACCCGGACGAGGCAGTTGCTTATGGTGCAGCTGTTCAGGCTGCTATTTTGAGCAAAGGCTTTAAGAATGTCCCAAACTTGGTGCTTAGGGATGTTACCCCATTGTCACTTGGTATCGCAGATGTTAACGATATCATGGAAGTGGTAATTCCTAGGAACTCTTCTATACCTGTCAAAAGTACAAAAGGATTTGCAACTGTTATAGATAACCATTGCAGTGTCTCTATTAAGGTTTACGAGGGCGAGAGAGCAAAAGCTAGTAACAACAATCTGCTTGGTATGTTTATTCTTTCTTGCCTCCCAGGTGCTCCTCGTGGTCACCCCTTGGATGTATGCTTTGTCATTGATGAAAATGGTATCTTAATTGTTTCTGCAAAGGAAATATCTACCGGAAATACGAACGAGATCACCATAACCAATGACAAAGAAAGATTGTCAACATTTGAAATTCAAAAACTGATAGAAGAAGCTGAGATATACCATGAGGAGGATAAGAAGTTTCTGAGGAAGGCCAAGTTAATGAGTGCATTGGACTCTTGTGTTTACAATATGAAGAAAGCTTTGAAGAATGATCTTTATTTAATGCTCTCCTCTCAAGAAAGTGAGAAGATCAACAATGCAATTACTGTGGCCACAAATTTGCTTGATAAGAGTATGGAACAGAAAGAAGTTGATGTTCTTGAGGATCATCTGAAGGAGCTAGAGAGCATGTTGGAAAATCTTGTACTCAAGACTAGCTag